In Cyprinus carpio isolate SPL01 chromosome B7, ASM1834038v1, whole genome shotgun sequence, a genomic segment contains:
- the LOC109050813 gene encoding 28S ribosomal protein S11, mitochondrial-like isoform X2: MYLRLYSLIRGSCQQFFEPLNSSVRIIGGNVGLQHPLSSSAIRLQEADAKPVETKKPSAPVKRLKDLFPPFPGEESSLAWDSKKFEELPIAHIKATYNNTHIHVTDCLGQYMVRTSCGSEGFKNVKKSTPIAAQTAGISAAASAIKGLTMGGLEVVSITDNTPVPHNGCRPRKARRM, encoded by the exons ATGTATCTTAGGTTATATAGCCTCATTCGAGGTTCGTGTCAGCAGTTTTTTGAGCCTTTGAATTCATCTGTACGGATAAT TGGAGGAAATGTGGGGCTTCAGCATCCGCTGTCAAGCAGTGCCATCCGATTACAAGAGGCTGATGCCAAACCAGTGGAGACCAAGAAGCCGTCAGCCCCTGTCAAAAGACTGAAAGA TCTCTTCCCTCCATTTCCGGGTGAGGAGAGCTCCCTGGCATGGGACAGCAAGAAGTTTGAAGAGTTACCGATAGCACACATAAAAGCCACATATAACAA CACACATATCCACGTCACAGATTGCCTGGGCCAGTACATGGTCCGAACCTCGTGTGGATCAGAGGGTTTCAAGAATGTGAAGAAATCCACTCCTATTGCAGCGCAGACCGCTGGGATTTCAGCCGCTGCG TCTGCCATTAAAGGGTTAACCATGGGAGGACTGGAGGTTGTTTCCATCACCGACAACACCCCAGTGCCACACAATGGCTGTCGCCCTCGCAAAGCACGAAGGATGTGA
- the LOC109050813 gene encoding 28S ribosomal protein S11, mitochondrial-like isoform X1: MYLRLYSLIRGSCQQFFEPLNSSVRIIGGNVGLQHPLSSSAIRLQEADAKPVETKKPSAPVKRLKDLFPPFPGEESSLAWDSKKFEELPIAHIKATYNNTHIHVTDCLGQYMVRTSCGSEGFKNVKKSTPIAAQTAGISAAAKARAKGVTYVRVLVKGLGPGRLSAIKGLTMGGLEVVSITDNTPVPHNGCRPRKARRM; encoded by the exons ATGTATCTTAGGTTATATAGCCTCATTCGAGGTTCGTGTCAGCAGTTTTTTGAGCCTTTGAATTCATCTGTACGGATAAT TGGAGGAAATGTGGGGCTTCAGCATCCGCTGTCAAGCAGTGCCATCCGATTACAAGAGGCTGATGCCAAACCAGTGGAGACCAAGAAGCCGTCAGCCCCTGTCAAAAGACTGAAAGA TCTCTTCCCTCCATTTCCGGGTGAGGAGAGCTCCCTGGCATGGGACAGCAAGAAGTTTGAAGAGTTACCGATAGCACACATAAAAGCCACATATAACAA CACACATATCCACGTCACAGATTGCCTGGGCCAGTACATGGTCCGAACCTCGTGTGGATCAGAGGGTTTCAAGAATGTGAAGAAATCCACTCCTATTGCAGCGCAGACCGCTGGGATTTCAGCCGCTGCG AAGGCAAGGGCGAAGGGGGTCACCTACGTCCGTGTGCTGGTGAAAGGACTCGGTCCAGGGCGCTTG TCTGCCATTAAAGGGTTAACCATGGGAGGACTGGAGGTTGTTTCCATCACCGACAACACCCCAGTGCCACACAATGGCTGTCGCCCTCGCAAAGCACGAAGGATGTGA
- the LOC109050787 gene encoding 39S ribosomal protein L46, mitochondrial-like, with protein sequence MAAPFNRVYRPLWRIITTTTLNKVVRNVSSTRRQWSAGVASPWALHGAVCLQRLPVVSQDRSPIEESFIELMRQMELERSLLSDHELRLLEDAARMSRKQEEDYDSDEEEEDYRDKEIVTAQDLEDIWEQKLKQFQPAPRSQGVDEKDVSSSERCLAESLILLVEKDVGSQKLWLLPQIQWQTGETLRQTAERALASLPGADLKATFLGNAPCGFYKYKYPKDIQKEGGVGAKVFFFKAVLSSHKHLPLEKKSFAWVKKDELQDFLKPEYLKQVRRFIMAL encoded by the exons atggcggcgcccttCAATAGAGTTTATCGACCATTGTGGAGAATAATAACTACAACTACATTAAACAAAGTCGTGCGAAATGTTTCGTCCACAAGGCGACAGTGGTCTGCGGGTGTCGCGTCTCCGTGGGCGCTGCACGGAGCCGTTTGTCTGCAGCGGCTGCCTGTGGTCTCTCAAGACAGGAGCCCTATTGAGGAGAGCTTCATAGAGCTTATGCGCCAG ATGGAGTTAGAGAGAAGTCTGCTTTCGGACCATGAGCTGAGGCTGCTGGAGGACGCTGCACGGATGAGCCGGAAACAAGAAGAGGATTATGAttcagatgaggaggaggaggattaTAGAGACAAAGAAATTGTCACAGCCCAAGATCTGGAAGATATTTGGGAACAAAAACTGAAGCAGTTTCAACCAGCTCCGAGGTCTCAAG GTGTTGACGAGAAAGACGTGAGCTCTTCAGAGCGTTGTTTAGCAGAAAGCCTGATCTTGCTGGTGGAGAAGGATGTTGGCAGTCAAAAGCTTTGGCTCCTGCCTCAGATACAGTGGCAGACGGGAGAGACACTTCGACAGACGGCCGAACGTGCTCTTGCAAGTCTTCCAG GTGCTGATCTAAAGGCCACTTTCCTTGGCAATGCACCCTGTggattttacaaatataaatacccAAAGGACATTCAGAAAGAGGGCGGTGTTGGAGCCAAGGTGTTTTTCTTCAAAGCGGTGCTATCCAGCCATAAGCACTTACCTCTGGAGAAGAAATCATTTGCCTGGGTAAAAAAGGATGAACTCCAGGACTTCCTGAAGCCAGAGTACCTAAAACAAGTCAGACGCTTCATTATGGCTCTGTAA